The Bacteroidia bacterium genomic sequence CTCTTTAACATGGAGCAAAAATAACATATTGCTACCTAAGCGCCTATACCTATTATTTAATACTAGCAACAAGCACTATTTATACCTTCAGGCTTTTAATTCTCCTTTGATTAAGCTCCGTCAGTTCCATCCCCTTCAATAATGTAGATCGCAAGAGCTTTGTGTGCCCGGAATGGATTCACCGGGAGTGGCGCTCCTGGGCGCCGCAGGCATTCCGCTATTAAACTACCTACCTAACCTTTCAAGGGTTTTGAACCCTTGAAGGGTTGAAATCGCTCCACTAATTATTAAACTGCTAAGGATATCAAAACCTCTGGAAGGTTGGACAAAAAACTTCAATTGTTAAACTATCTTTGACATCTTTCAGGGCAGGTACAGCCTTTTACAGAGGCGAACGTTTTTTCTGCCCTAAGAAGCAATCCGTGGCTTTAACCAGGCGGATCCCTAAAAAGGAGTGGGTGCCAAACGTAGTGGGTTGCTTTTTCACAAACCCACCACGTCCCGCTGTTTTTTAATCGGAATATCTTACTTGATAACCAGCCAAGCAATTTGCCTGGAATGGCAGTGGCGATCTTGGACACCGCAGGCATTCCGCTGGCGCGGAATATTCGGATTGCAAATCCGAGTTACATGTAGCTCGCAGTTGAACTGCGATTAGTCCGCAAGGGCTTTAGCAACAACCGTATATTTAATCCTTCCTCGCAGAAAAAATATCCTTTTGGAGATGACGGATCATCTTGACCCTCTTCCGGGCATTGTAATCTGCTGTCAGCATCCTCGGGAAAAGGGTCGGCACCGGAATATGCATCATTGTATAATCGTGATCCAGTTTGTGACTTTCAAATTGCAGAAACATCATCCTGAATATTTCAGCTAAATTTGTAGGCGCAAGTACTTTTTACACTATAACTAAAAATCGAAAACATGCCCAATAAACTGGAGAAATTAAAAAGTCTAGGGAAAGGCCTTTTACATAAATTTGTTGAACAGCAGTTCCACTTTCGTCCCTATTTAAAGCCTCTTAGTATTAGAGATCTAAATGCTGTTTTCTATTACGGCACCCCTCAAGCCTCAGAATGGTATGACCCAATTAAGCCTTATGCCTTGTTGGAGTATAATTGGGTATTAGAAAACATCGAGCTAAAAAATAAGAAGATAATTGATGGCGGTTGCCATCATGGGCAGTATTCTGTAGTCCTAGCCAAAGGTTCAGGTAACACGGCTGAATTAGTGGCCGTGGATCCATTTCCGATGAACTGTCTTTTGACAAACATCAATCGTTGTTTAAATGACTTAAACTTTAAAATTCTTGAGAAAGCAATTAGCGAGAAGGAAACCACACTTTTTTTCTCAGATCAATCAAACGGACATTTAACATCGAATGGAAAGCTTAAAGTGGAATCGACCACTTTGTATAATATAATGCCTGATGCTGAGATAATCAAGCTCGATGTGGAAGGTGAGGAATTTAAAATAATTCCAAATGACATTGAAAGAATGTCGAAAGTTACGACATGGATAGTTGAGGTTCATCCATCTAATCAGCGCATTCCAGATGACCTTATAAAAGTATTTCTAAATAATAATTATGAAATCTTTTGGATTAATAGAGAGAATAATCAAGTAGAAAAATACAACCTGAATTCAGAATGGAGGTCACATAGTACTGTCTTTTGTTTAAAGAGGTAAATGCTGAAAACTATGCAAAAGGAATCAGTGAACGGGTCTGTAATCTGCACTCTGTCCTGCTTAAATTTTAGTTCCTGCCGGGCACCAAGTTAAATTTATAATTGCTGCACGGTCAATGCCAGATGGCAAAATACGACCTCTGAATGGATATAAACTCAATAGCCAGACCTAGTTACGAAAATAAATTCAATCTCTTCATGAGGTAATAAGAGGCGATACTTTTTATGGCGGGACCCGTGCTGAGAATTCCGGAAATGGGAGCACGAGGTATGATCATAAGAAACTATCGCTGTTATCTATTTATTCAATTCCCGAATATTTCATTTGATTCCTCATCCCGTTTGCTGAAAAACCCTGGAATAACAGTGATGGATAGTGTTGAAACATCAGGTATTATGTAACCAGAAGGTTATTGAGTTCTATTACAGCTATCCACTCGCATACACGCCTTACGAAATCTTCAGGTAGGTAGATTCACCGGCAGTGGCGATCTTGGACACCGCAGGCATTCCGCTACTGCGGAATATTCGGATTGCAAATCCGAGTTACATGTAGATCGCAGTTGAACTGCGATTAGTCCGCAAGGGCTTTGTGTGCCTGGAGTAGATTCACCGGCAGTGGCGATCTTAAATGTATATTTGTTGCGCAGAAACCACAACTCTTCATTATAAATAAAGACCCTGTAAAAGTGAAAGAAGCAGCCAACACAAGGACCCTAAGTGCGGAATAATAAAATACATTTAATATTTTAAAGAATTAGTCTCTAAAAAATACAAAAAATGAAAAAACCTGCAATTCTTCTAATGCTATTATTCCTGTCCCCGCTATTAAGTAGAGCACAGGCTCCGGCAACTGACAGTATACGGGAAAGACCTGAAATGGTTAGGGAGGAGAAAATATTCGTTGTGGTAGAGCAAATGCCGGAATTTCCGGGCGGGCAAGTAGCGCTGTTCAAATATATTAAGGAGAACCTGGTATACCCGGAAAAAATGCAATCTGAGGGAATCAGCGGAACTGTTGTTTTAACTTTTGTGGTAAATGAGGATGGCAGCATCACCCAGATCCGGCCTATCAAATTCTTGCATCCTGAATTAGACCGGGAAGCCATTCGGGTGGTTGAGTCAATGCCAGCCTGGGAATGTGGCAAACAGCGTGGACGGCCAGTCAAAGTGCGTATGAATCTTCCTTTTAAATTTGAATTAGATCAGCAATGATTTGCATTTCAGGACTTTGATTTATTCTAATAGGGCATTTAAGCAAAAAAACGTCTGAAGTTTCCCCGTAGTAATTCTCACTTCCCCCTGACGTCCAGCGCGTCCTGCAATCCGTTGCCCACAAGGTAAAACGCCAGTACGGTAAGGCAAATAAAAATGCCGGGCAGCACGGCCAGGTACGCATTGCCAAAAACGATCATCATGTAATTTTCTTTGATCATGTAGCCCCATGACGGAACGGGCGGCTGCACGCCTATTCCCAGGAAACTCAATCCAGCTTCCAACAGTATAGCCGCTGCGAAATTGGCCGCGCATACCACAATGAGGGGGCCTGTAATATTGGGCAACAAATGACGGGTGATGGTGCGGAAGCTCCCGTAGCCCAATGCACGCGCGGCCTCTACAAATTCCTTTTCTCTGGTGCTCATGATCTGGCCCCGGACGATGCGCGCTACTTCCACCCACATACTTACGCCCACGGCCACGAATACCTGCCAGAATCCCTTTCCCAATGCCAGGCTGAATGCGATGACCAGCAACAATGTGGGAAGAGACCACCATACATTTATGAACCACATTACTACATCATCAGCAAAACCGCGGAAGTAGCCTCCGATGGTGCCGAGCGTAATCCCAATTACAAGAGAGATGAGCACTGCTATAAAGCCCACTGACAGCGACACGCGGATGCCTAGCAGAAGGCGGCTGAACAGGTCCCGCCCAAAAGAATCAGTACCCAGCAGAAAATGACGCTTTTCCAGGTTATTCTCTTCCACCAGGTTCGCCAGTTCCTGCAATTCGATTTGCTGCTGGCCGCCAACTGCATCCTCAAAATAAACTGTGTTATCCTCGCTCCGCACCGATTCCAGATCAAGGGCAAAATGAATGTCTGCGAGAAGGTAATGCTCAGTGGGACCTTTTTCCCCTTCCCAGCCAGTAACTCTTGTAATGCGCAGAGAATCTTTTACGAACTCATATTCAGCAACAGGAATAAAATTATAAGGACTTTCCCGGCCCTCCAGCATAGCGCTGAGAAAGGAGGTCTCAGGAAGTTGCAGATTTTTGCGTTTTTTCAGGATAAGCGCCTGGGTTCCCGGTGGCTGCGTCTTTAGCTCAATAATCTGCGCATTTGCATCCGGAGACGGATCCGGGAGGATCAGGTAACCTGGAATAGCAATAAGCGTGAGGAGCAAAATATAGCTGAGGCCCACCACCGCCAACCGGTTCTTCAGGAACCTCTTGCGGGTGTGCCAGGCAGGGGAGCGGCCTTGCTCATGTTCAGTCTTCATCCTCCTGAACGGAGTTATGCGCTACAAGGCCATCGCGCGTGATGAGATAATGGTAAGCATACATATTGTCTGCATCATAAATAAACGAGCGTTTAAAATCCCTGTCTGTTTCACTATACTTCATCGCCACCACCAGTTTATTATCAATCAGCAGTCGCAGACTATCTGCCACCTGGTTTTTCGGAGCATCCACCTCGTCCAGAATATTTTCAAAAGGCTCTACAAAATAGAGCACGTTCAAAATATCATATTCAAGTCCGGTAAGTTTCTTCATTTTACTTTTCGTCCTTTCCAGGTGTAGCCGCCAATATTTCCATAAATACCAATAAAAAGCACATAAAGGATGTGTAAAATAGCTGCAGGCAAAAATAGGATTAATAACGTTTTTCTATTAAAAAAGGAGGTCACCAAAAATAAAAACGCAGACTCGGATAATATTTTTAAGAAGAAAATTAAAATAAAAACCGGCCACCAGCCGGGATAAAAAAAACATAATATCCCTGCCACCAGCAGCAGCAAAGAATAGGTATAGGCCGCTGCAAGAATTACCGTTATTGAACGGTTACTGTAAAAAGTGCTTTTTGACACCCATCTTTTTCGCTGCATTACAAACTCGCGCAGACTTTTCGCAGCCCGTGTAAAAACGGTGGCATCACGGTTTTTCAAAAACAGCACTTTTCCCGGAAATGCATTAAAGAGCTTGTGCATGAGAAATTCATCATCTCCTGATGCAAGATGGCTGTTATCCCTGTAGCCTCCCACGGATCTGAAGGCGCTGAGGGAAAAAGCGAGATTGGCTCCGTTGCACATATTCGGGGTGCCATTGCGCAGTGATGCCGCACCGATCCCAATCAGGCTCAAAAACTCCAGCGACTGCATCCTTTCAAACAGGTTTGCTTCCTTATGGTAAGCCACGGGTGCCGATACCATGACCGGCTCCTTTTCCCGGATAAAGGCTGAGAGGACTGAAAGCCATTTGCTTCCACGATCGGTGTCGGCATCTGTTGTAATGATCCAATCTCCTTTTGCTGCTGCTATCCCTGCTTCTAGTGCCCGCTTCTTAAATGCCACCGCAGGCTGAGGAGCGGTGTCGTCCTGCATCTGCAAAAGCCTGAGTTCCGGTGCGCTGTCTTTTTTCTTAGCAATTAAATCTTTAACTACTGCCGCGGTTGCATCCTCAGAATGATCATTCACCACGATGATCTCCCAGGGGCCCGCCTCATAGTCCTGCACTAATAAATGCCGAAGGGTTCGCCCGATGTTCTCTTCTTCGTTTCGGGCAGCAATAACGATTGTAAAAAAATGGGTAGAATCAAAGCCTGGCACCGGCCGGTACGTATTAAGATTTGTCCAGCCTCGGATAAAACTGAGCACCAGCAGCACATAGAATAATGTGAATATCGCAAGTAAAAAGAAAAATGCTGTGAGCATAGGGTCGCTGCTATTTGCTGCTCAGTGAGGCGGGTCTTTCACTTGCCGTAATGGAGACTTCCTGCTGTGCTGTTTTTCTCAACTTCCGTTGTGTGCCCTCTTTTCTATACCGGGCTCTGAGAATGAAAACGGCTCCGAACAGCGATGGCAAAATGATATTGACGAGCCAGAGGGAATAGGAAGCGCTGAATATACCCGCTGTGTTGGCCGTCAAAACCTGCAGGATAGCGATCGATGCCGCACCACGAATTCCAAGTTCTGAGAGGGCAATTGAAGGAACCACAGACTGCACCAGAAATATTACGGCAATAAGTGCCAGGGCAGGAAACATCGCGACATTAATCTGAAACACCAACAAGAGCAAATAGAATTGCATCGCAAAAACAACATACCGTAAGGCAGAAATGCCCAGCACCGAGAGCATAAGTTTCCGGTCATAACGAGTGAGAATAGCCAGCCCCTGCCTCAGCTTCTTCCATTTTATACTGACCGGAACAAGCCTTACCGCCATCCCTATATTAAACAATGCAAGAAGATAAAGGAGACTCACCACCACCAATGCCCCAAGGATGATTATGATGACGACCGGACTATCGCTTCCTGCCACGTTCGTGATAAATGAAGATTTGTTTTGCCAAGCCATGAAGAGGCCGATGGTTCCGGCTATAAGCGTAACCGCCATTTGACAAAGACTTCCGGCAATCGTGCTGAAAATGGCCTTGATCCGGGCTTTTGGAGGCAGATAGAATACGCGGCCAATATACTCTCCGATGCGGTTGGGCATCCAGGTACTGATCGTTACCCCGCTGAAAACAGCCCTCATGGCGCGCCCAAATGAAATACGGGAAATGTGCCGCATGAGCAACTGCCACTTTCGCGATTCGAGGCTCCAGTTGGCGACCATCAGCAGCAGGGTCAGCAAGATCAGCCACGCCTCGAACCATCCGGTATGCAGCAGCATTTCATAAAGTTCCTTATACCTGCCGGTTCGGATCAGTTCAACGTAAATGTAGCTGAGGGTAACTGCTAAAACCAGAAGTTTGAAAACCCAAAGAAGCCGTGCAGCCAGTGTTTTTTGCTTCCGCATTAAGGAGGTTTAAATGCCGCAAAAGTAAGGCATGAGGCAGGAAGCGGGGTTTGATTTCCGCTATCTTTGCCTCTGTGGCAGCTATAAAAAACAAGATCATCCTTGGCATTGACCCCGGCACTAATGTAATGGGCTATGGCCTGATTACTATCAAAAACCGGGATGCAGAACTTCTGAACTGCGGGGTGGTGAAAATGCAACCCAAGACAGACCACATGGAGCGGCTGGCCAGGATCTTCAACCGCTGCATCTATCTCATAGACCAGTTCAAGCCTGATGTGCTCTCCATTGAAGCGCCATTTTATGGCAAGAATGTACAGAGCATGTTGAAACTTGGCAGAGCACAGGGAATGGCGATGGCCGCAGCTATTTCCCGCTCGGTACCGGTATTTGAATATTCTCCAAGGAAAATTAAAATGGCAATTACCGGCAACGGAAATGCCTCTAAAGAACAGGTGGCAGGAATGGTGAAGGCCATGCTTTCATTGCAATCAGAACCCTCATTCCATGACGCTACTGATGGTCTTGCTGTGGCGCTGTGCCATCATTTCCAGTTTAAAATTGAAGGGGAAAATACCGGTGCAAAATCCTGGAAGGCATTTCTCTCAGCCAATCCTGACCGCCTTGGGTAAAAGGCTCTGAGAAAACTTGTATTTCTTCATTCCAAATTCGACCGGATGTGCGCTGCAATCTGACGGAATTCCTCTTCAGCAAGGTTTAGCTTAGGCCGGGAGAAATTGATGTCTCCCACCTCGTTTATAGGAATGAGGTGAATGTGGGTGTGCGGCACTTCGAGGCCGAGTACCGCGATACCTATTCTCTCGCACGGAACAGCCTGCTCTATTGCAATCGCAACGGTCTTGGAAAAGATCATTAATCCTTTCAGCAATTCGTCTTCAAGATCAAATATATAATCCACTTCCTTTTTAGGCACCACCAGCGTATGTCCTTTCGCCAATGGATTTATATCCAGAAATGCGAAATACTTCTCACTTTCTGCAATTTTATAAGAAGGAATTTCCCCCTTGATAATTTTAGAGAAAAGGCTGGCCATAATGCAGGATTAGATTATTCAATGGTTATATCCAGAATTTCAAAGGAAAGCACACCAGCAGGGACGTTGATTTCCACCACTTCACCTCTTTTCCTCCCCAGCAGTCCTTTGCCTATTGGGCTTTGAACGCTGATTTTCCCTTGTTTCAAATCGGCTTCGTTTTCTGAAACCAGTTTGTACTTTGTGTTTTTCCCACTTCTCATGTTCCTGAGATGAACTGTGGAGAGGATCATTACTTTGCTGGTATCTATATTCTTTTCATCCAGGATGCGTGCATTCCCCAGGATTCCTTCCAGTTTAGCAATCTTCATTTCGAGCATTCCCTGGGCATCCTTGGCTGCGTCATATTCAGCATTTTCTGAGAGATCGCCTTTTTCCCGCGCTTCAGCAATTTGCTTTGAAATAGCAGGTCTCTCCTTTGTGGTTAGATGATGGATCTCCTGCTTCAGCTTTTCCAGCCCCTCCTTCGTAAAATATATTGCATCTTTCATCTTCAGCTAAAATTTCTACCGTTCTGTTAAAAGCAATAAACGCTTTGACCCCGTGGATCAAAACGTTTATTTATTAGTTCAAATTTAATAAGAAAACCTACAAACTCAACCGGCCTCCTATTGAATGAATTCCATTGAAATTAACAGTAGCACGGTATGAATAATCAAGTCCGAAACTTCGCCTGTAATCCCGTTTGCTGGTTTCGAGGGCTGTTCTGCCAAATGGAATATCTACCGAAACTCCGGCAGAAGGACCGGAGAAAGCTGTTCTCCTTTCTTCATCACTGAATATACCTTGCTGATAGGCATAACCACCTCTCACAGAAACAATTTTTCTGAAGGAATACTCGGCTCCAACAGAAAAAATATCAGTAGCAAATGCATTGGAAGAATAGGTTCCGGCAAGTGTCAACCTGTGAAACTCCAGATCCTGCATGATGCTGTCTCCAAACCGGAAATCATAGGAAAGGCCTATGCTAAGCATTGAAGGCAGTTCATATTGGGCAGAGCGGCTTTCCAGCGTTCTGTTCAGTTCATTACCCTGGATGATGCCGTTCACTGAAAGGCCATCACCATTGTAGGTCATGGGAGTTCCCACATTCCGAAGTGCAACGCCAAACTTGACGCGGTCGTAGTCTCCTGTAACGTACTGAATTCCTGCATCAAGCGCAATGCCCGTTGACTTCACGTCACTAATGGATTCCGATATGATCCTGACCAGGCCACCCCCTCTGATGGAGGGGGAAAATGCTTTTACGAAAGACGCCCCCAAGTTAAAATATTGAGGAGAGTAGGTACCGATCCCTCCTTCAGGATCCTCCTCAGTCGTTCTCTCAATATCGCCAAAATCAAATGCCATGAGACTCAGGCCAAGAAATTTAGTTCCTGCGCTGTCAAGGCTTGAAACCAAACCGAAGGAATTGATATTGATCCCGGAACCCCCAAGCCATGAGGTGCGGGAAAACATGAATTCGGTGCCTTTGGTAAATGCTAGTCCTGCAACGTTGAACCGCATGGCTTCCACACCTGATATGGAAGCACTGTTTGCTCCGCTCCATCCGGCACTTCGCGCCCAGGGATTTACTTGTAAACTCATGGCTCCTGCCTGTCCTGCACGATCAGGGTTGCCTGCTTCCACTCCGGCAGATGCCAGCAGGAACAGGAGGCCCAATGCGCTATAATATAATTTTTTCATCGTTGATTCTTCTTAAAGTTTTAAGGTTGAATACAAGGTTAAAATATGTCAAGATCAATGGGCCTCATTACCCCGAACCATTTAATTATCTTCTGGCCCAGTTCGCCACCGTCCACATGAATAATATAAATGCCGGACGAAATAGGAATTCCTGCGTGATTCTTTAAATCCCAATCAAGGAAATTAACATGGTTCTCAAAAGATTCATCTTTCCTGTATTGCCGGATCAGCGTACCATCCAGCGTATATATGGAAATATCCACTTTTGGAGGCAGGTTCGTAATCCTTACACGCGAATCCACCTGGCTATTTTCATACGCTGAATAAGCATAATATGGATTAGGAACAACCTGCACCATTTGCATAGCTTCTTCACCGGCTTCCTTGCTTTTTACGACCTGGATGTTTTCCGTGCTGAACCGGTACAGTGGAAGTGAGTTGTTTTCCACAGGTTGTCCATCGTTCACTTCGTAGGAGGCAAGTGGCTGCGACACACGCAGTTTCATCCTCATATCATTAGGAACTACGCCTTCTTCATACGATAGCATCGGATACTGGGGATTGCTCATCGGCAACAGCGTCCACATAGCTGAAGCGTAAAGTGCTCTTTTATGAACAGGCGAAGGCTGCCCCGACTGACCCAATAAACTAAGATAACTCGCTCCTGCATCATACGCAGATGAGTAATCAATAGCACCAAGCCCTCCGGTTGCCGCCATTACATAGGTGTAGTGCTTTCCAGCCATTACATAACGCAAATAGTTTTTCCCGGCTGCCGTGCTGTTCTGGATGGTTGCAGTAGGATTCCATTTCATATCATCGCCATTCTCGCCTTTGAAAAAAGAATCTTCACCGTAGAGGATATTAAGGCGCTGTCCTGTTTCCAGATCAATCGCATAACCGGGAAACCAGCCCATGCCGACTGCACTGATATAGTGAGGATCATCCGGGTTGTTGGAAGGAGCAGCGGAAGGATCAGCCATGTTTCCGTCTTTATCAATTGAAGGACTTCTCCGCATATCGAATTTCCGGGCACCTCCAACATTGTTCGAAGGATCTTCACCCATTTCAATTACCACGCAACGGGTCCATTTACTTTTATCAGAGGTGAAAACCAGGTCAACGCTGTGAAGACTATTCATGCTCACATCGCAGTGGGAACCTAATTTCGGCCCCAGGGTGTATCCTCCCCTGGACGCATTCACGTCAGATATGGCCGTGAGCGCGTATGGCGCAACGATGCCATCAAGAAGCGTTTCGTACACCGCATTTTCATCCAGCCAATTAGCCGCTCCGCAATAGGCGTCATCAGTTTGATCATTGGTACCTTCTCCGGCAGTACCCCCGTCATCTACATTGCCTGCACGTATCCAATTCAGCGGATTGGCAATTCCATTAAAGTCGCCATCCCCATCAGGAATTCCCGGCAACCATCTTTGGGACGGATCTTCATATTCCATGGTGGCATTGAGAAAACCGTTTTCCTCATCTGTGGTATCGGCTCCGGGCTCTGGCGCAACTTTGTGCGTTACGGAAAGCCCCCACTTCAGGATTACCTTTTCATCCGCACCGGCTGCGGTCGTATCCGATTCAACTGATTCGCCAGTGGAAAGATTAGTAAGCGTCCATTTGGACTGCCCGGTAAGGAGGGTTCCGCGTGCAGGATTAGCCGAAATATTAGGATCTGAAAAGCTTAGCTCAAATTCAGCACTTTCAACGGCAAGGGGGTCTATTACCTTTACATTAACCGGCCCCATTCCTTTTGCATAAACAGGCTCCGGCACAAAAGTATTGGCTAAAATTTCATCCTCCGTTTCAGGAGTGAGTTCCAGTATATTTCCACCGTTCCCCATACCTTCTATTCTTCTCAGTTCAGGTCCGGAACCGTATTCCGCTCCCACTACGGCACCACCAAATTCTGCAATGTTTCTGTGTGGTATACCAGTATAGGTATGAACATTTAAACGACCTGCCAGATATTGCCGGTCCTCATCCGGATTATCGGCATTGGCATAAGCCAATATCATATAGTAGTAAGACTTATAATTGATAAGACTATCCTCACCACTTGCAAAGTAATCCTGGGTAATTGAAAACGTATGGCTAATACCATCATTGGCCGCATCCAGGATCATGGGGACATAGTTCGTCTGTCCGATTACCGGATCGAATTCACGATTGATCAGTTGAGAAACCTGATCCTCTACGTCTACCTGAATGATAAGCCTGGCGAGATCAGCATTTGCCAGTTCAGAGGGAGTAGATTGTACGTTAGAGTTCGCCAATTGATAAATCTGGTATCCCTGGAAGGAATAGTATACAGTGTCACCATCTTCTGTTATTTCAAAGTCCCGGTAGTTCTCAATGGACTGAGTATTATTAAGGATGAGAACGAGTTGCCTGTCCAGTTCCTGAATGACCAGATCAGGTGCATCAGGACCATCAATCAGGTCAAAATTGTTGTTGTAAAGTTTCTGTGCTTTATCGTCAGCCAGTCTCAATTGATCCAGCGAGCCGGTAGCGCCACCCGTGGAAGCACGGGCCCATACAGCACCGGTTACAACGTAATTCACAGCACCAGGCGCAAGGCGGAAAGCCCCGGCTGACTGGAGAAACCTCCTGTCAGCAGGCCTGTTACCGGCTGTCACCTCTGACCATCCGTTCGCATCGCGTGGATCATCCGGAAACATATAGCTCGCAGGAGAGCCTGTTTTATAACCAGAGCCTCCGAATGTGATCGGTGTACCATCCTTCCAGGTACCTGTCAGGTAATTATAAAAATCCTGGCTCTCTTCAGGGTTACCGGTGGCGGTGAAATCATTGTTGTAGTAAACAAATTTTTCCATGCCCAGCACATTTCCATTTTCATCGGTGGGTCCCTGGAAAAAGTCAACTCCTACTGAGGGAGGGTTGCTGCCATATCCATTGGTTCCATCATCAAAGTTGTCACCGTTGTAGCATATCCCCAGGCTTCTTTCCACATCGCATCCTACGTAGTCATCAAAAGCATACCCGAGGTCGGCATCCACCCATTGTCCAAAGTATACGCTGTCCAAGGCATCACGTGAACGGTTTATGATCTTATTATTGTAAAATGTCATGTTATTGATTTCGTCATTCGTGGCAAAGGCAAATGCCTGTGTCTGAATTTCGAGACCGATGGGTGCGGCTTCGGATTCTTCATGAATGTTTCCCTTGTCGTTATAAACAAACCACAGTGTCTGGTCGCCAAAAACATCAGGGTAATCTCCGCCACCAGCATCAGGATTGTATACACCGTCCCCATCTTCGTCCACAAACGGAGCAATAAATTTGGCTTGGCCGGGACTTTTTCCATTGCCAGGCCACTGCCGGATTCCGGGTGTTACTTCGCCCGTTTCCCGGTAATTTTGTATTTCCTGACGGGAAATTTCATAGATCCTGTCCCACTGCAGACATTCCTCTACGCTGATCGTAGCACTTTGGGTATCCAAAGGACCGGGGTAAAAATCACTCCCTGATTGGCGGTAGGTCATGGCTGCAAGCTTAAGATTATTTCCGGCATCATATCCGCCAATCCAAAGGGCACCGGCAAAAAGGGAATAGCGCCTGATGGCACCTTCTTCCGTAACCTTAGGAATTTCATAGCGTGCCTGGCCCACCAGGTCCCACCACATATCGCCACCATTCATGATCCGGGCGCGGACGTTATTTATATCAAGATCCACCTGAGCAGAAGCCGGAGCACATCCCGCTACCATTTTGTTTACCTGGCTGCCCTGCTTTTTTACAGGTATCCCCACATTTTCTTCTGCTGACAATCCCGAAAAGGAGAAGCAGGTAAATGCGATGAAGATCCAATGATTGACTGCTTTATGCATTGTATTAAATTTTAAATCGTGAAAGATTCAATTAGAAATTAAAAATTGCCCCTAATCGGATAAAACGTGGTTGAGCATAATTTGCCGGATTATCCACTTTGAGTGAATACTGATCCACATAGGCTTCCGTACTCGTAGCATTCGCAGCCGTTTGACGACCTTCCACTGAAGCAAGGAATCCGTCATCATCAGGACTTCCGGTGTAAGCATAAACATTTACCACATTCAGGGAATTCAGGAGATTACTCACCCAGATATAGACATTAAGTGTCATTGGATTATTCTGGCGGTAAGCGGAAACTTCACTGTCATCCCGGTTCGTTCCCAGGAGGAAGTTTCTATCTACTTTCAGGTCAGCACGAAACTGCCACGGCAGGCGAGAACCATTAATATTCCCGCTTAATGCTCTTCGCTGTGCAACCCCAATGGCTACGGCCTGGGTCACGTTTTCCTGTTGTGTATAAGGTTCACCGGAGCGGGCATTGATGAGCAGGTTAAAGCCCATATTTTCCAGCAATGGAATATCTTTT encodes the following:
- a CDS encoding T9SS type A sorting domain-containing protein, which produces MHKAVNHWIFIAFTCFSFSGLSAEENVGIPVKKQGSQVNKMVAGCAPASAQVDLDINNVRARIMNGGDMWWDLVGQARYEIPKVTEEGAIRRYSLFAGALWIGGYDAGNNLKLAAMTYRQSGSDFYPGPLDTQSATISVEECLQWDRIYEISRQEIQNYRETGEVTPGIRQWPGNGKSPGQAKFIAPFVDEDGDGVYNPDAGGGDYPDVFGDQTLWFVYNDKGNIHEESEAAPIGLEIQTQAFAFATNDEINNMTFYNNKIINRSRDALDSVYFGQWVDADLGYAFDDYVGCDVERSLGICYNGDNFDDGTNGYGSNPPSVGVDFFQGPTDENGNVLGMEKFVYYNNDFTATGNPEESQDFYNYLTGTWKDGTPITFGGSGYKTGSPASYMFPDDPRDANGWSEVTAGNRPADRRFLQSAGAFRLAPGAVNYVVTGAVWARASTGGATGSLDQLRLADDKAQKLYNNNFDLIDGPDAPDLVIQELDRQLVLILNNTQSIENYRDFEITEDGDTVYYSFQGYQIYQLANSNVQSTPSELANADLARLIIQVDVEDQVSQLINREFDPVIGQTNYVPMILDAANDGISHTFSITQDYFASGEDSLINYKSYYYMILAYANADNPDEDRQYLAGRLNVHTYTGIPHRNIAEFGGAVVGAEYGSGPELRRIEGMGNGGNILELTPETEDEILANTFVPEPVYAKGMGPVNVKVIDPLAVESAEFELSFSDPNISANPARGTLLTGQSKWTLTNLSTGESVESDTTAAGADEKVILKWGLSVTHKVAPEPGADTTDEENGFLNATMEYEDPSQRWLPGIPDGDGDFNGIANPLNWIRAGNVDDGGTAGEGTNDQTDDAYCGAANWLDENAVYETLLDGIVAPYALTAISDVNASRGGYTLGPKLGSHCDVSMNSLHSVDLVFTSDKSKWTRCVVIEMGEDPSNNVGGARKFDMRRSPSIDKDGNMADPSAAPSNNPDDPHYISAVGMGWFPGYAIDLETGQRLNILYGEDSFFKGENGDDMKWNPTATIQNSTAAGKNYLRYVMAGKHYTYVMAATGGLGAIDYSSAYDAGASYLSLLGQSGQPSPVHKRALYASAMWTLLPMSNPQYPMLSYEEGVVPNDMRMKLRVSQPLASYEVNDGQPVENNSLPLYRFSTENIQVVKSKEAGEEAMQMVQVVPNPYYAYSAYENSQVDSRVRITNLPPKVDISIYTLDGTLIRQYRKDESFENHVNFLDWDLKNHAGIPISSGIYIIHVDGGELGQKIIKWFGVMRPIDLDIF
- the greA gene encoding transcription elongation factor GreA; the encoded protein is MKDAIYFTKEGLEKLKQEIHHLTTKERPAISKQIAEAREKGDLSENAEYDAAKDAQGMLEMKIAKLEGILGNARILDEKNIDTSKVMILSTVHLRNMRSGKNTKYKLVSENEADLKQGKISVQSPIGKGLLGRKRGEVVEINVPAGVLSFEILDITIE
- a CDS encoding PorV/PorQ family protein, with translation MKKLYYSALGLLFLLASAGVEAGNPDRAGQAGAMSLQVNPWARSAGWSGANSASISGVEAMRFNVAGLAFTKGTEFMFSRTSWLGGSGININSFGLVSSLDSAGTKFLGLSLMAFDFGDIERTTEEDPEGGIGTYSPQYFNLGASFVKAFSPSIRGGGLVRIISESISDVKSTGIALDAGIQYVTGDYDRVKFGVALRNVGTPMTYNGDGLSVNGIIQGNELNRTLESRSAQYELPSMLSIGLSYDFRFGDSIMQDLEFHRLTLAGTYSSNAFATDIFSVGAEYSFRKIVSVRGGYAYQQGIFSDEERRTAFSGPSAGVSVDIPFGRTALETSKRDYRRSFGLDYSYRATVNFNGIHSIGGRLSL